The genomic DNA ATACAGCGAACAAGATCAACGATAGCGCGCCGGAAAGATATGCGGATAGCAAGACCTTCTTTCTACCAAACTTATCGGATAGGTATCCTAATAAAAATGGTATTGGCAGAGCGATTAGCCCGGCAGCTATTGCAGTAGTTGAGATTGACGTTGAACTATATTCCAGCATATCCATGGACAAAGATCGGCCAAGGTGACCACTTCCATTCGCGATCATGGCGATCAGCTGAGCGAAGAGTACAAGAATGAATAATCTGCGTACCCTTTTGTCCGAGTGTTGAACTGCAACGTGGGTTTCAGATCGATTCGTGGATTTATCGTGAAGCAACAATATAGCAATGGGGGATAGCAACGAAAAGCATGAAAGAACCAAAAACATGGTGCCATACCCAGAATGGTCAATAATCGGCCCTATTACGATGCCGCCAATTAAGGTGCCCGCGGGAACAGTTATACCAACTATTCCAAATGATCTTCCTCTTTTTGGTGTATCTGCAGACAATCCCACTAAAATCGCTACTAAGGAAATCGCAGCTCCTCCGAAAAACCAAACAAGGCCTGTTAGTACGGCCAGCTGCGAAAAGCTTGTTGCCATTCCCATCAAGTAGATTAGTGGAACCATGCAGCCTGTAGAAAACCAGAGCAATACTTTTCTTCTATCAAGAAGATCCGATAGTTTTCCTGCGATAATTGATCCTATAGCCGTGGCTGTAAAGGCAATGGCAACATAATAACCTGATGCGAATGACGAAGCGCCAAATGTACGGGCATAAACTGGGAGATGAGGTAACAAGCCGTTGCCTACTACAAATGGTACTAAGCTCGTTATAAACAATGCGGTTGTTTGTCTTTTTTTCATAATTCTCCATCAAACTCCAAAGTCTTGGGATACATAATGATATACGAAACATTTTCTACCGCGATGAAATGATAACGTTTAGTTTCATTTCGAAAAGCACGCGAGATCAAAATACTCGGCTCAAAGTCTGTATTGATCAGACTTTGAACCGCCCCGGGTATCCCGGAGACTGTCTAATGTGAGTCCAGCCACTTCAGCTCGAGCTTCAACCTCATCTTAATATGCTTTTTCGAACTCTACCGGCGGTACATAACCATATTGCACTAATACTCAGCGTTCCAACAAACCGCATGGTCAATAGAAATACATAGAGACAATTACATCATCTCTGAAAAATATCCTTAACTTTTCCTGACTGAGA from Chitinivibrionales bacterium includes the following:
- a CDS encoding MFS transporter; this translates as MKKRQTTALFITSLVPFVVGNGLLPHLPVYARTFGASSFASGYYVAIAFTATAIGSIIAGKLSDLLDRRKVLLWFSTGCMVPLIYLMGMATSFSQLAVLTGLVWFFGGAAISLVAILVGLSADTPKRGRSFGIVGITVPAGTLIGGIVIGPIIDHSGYGTMFLVLSCFSLLSPIAILLLHDKSTNRSETHVAVQHSDKRVRRLFILVLFAQLIAMIANGSGHLGRSLSMDMLEYSSTSISTTAIAAGLIALPIPFLLGYLSDKFGRKKVLLSAYLSGALSLILFAVSVRIWHFWIGASFLAVLGVSLSIGPALMTDIFPKKNIGSAISLFQGFSWIGSIVGSAGFGYVFQRCGLQNGFLIGTVFPIASASILLLTFNPQKTRYRNSL